Genomic DNA from Frondihabitans sp. PAMC 28766:
ACTTCGCCGCGTCGCTGAAGAAGCTCGGCGGCGGCCGCGTCGACGGCACGCGCACGCTGCCGCCCCTGCTCGACCTCGAATCCGACCCCTACACCGGCAGCGACCACACGAACCTCTGCTGGGGCCTGACCCCGGCCGAGATGGTCACGTGGATCGCGCAGTTCTCCGACACCGTCATCGCCCTCACCGACCGCACGCCCGTCATCTACACGACGACGCACTGGTGGCAGGTCTGCACGGGCGACAGCTTGGCGTTCGGCAACTACCCGCTGTTCGTCGCAAGCTACGTCAGCGACTTCTCGAAGGGCGCAGGATCCCTGCCCGCCGCCTGGCCGCACTGGACTTTCTGGCAATACACCAACGCGGGCACGCAGTACGCCGGTGTCGCCGACCGGTCGAAGGGCAGCATCCCGGCTCGCGACCAGGACATCTTCAGAGGGAGCCTCGCCGACGTGCAGGCACTCGCGCGCAGCACCTTCGCGCGGTCGAGCGGGCTCGACCCGGCGCTGGCTCCGGTGCCATCCGGGGGGCGCTGAGGTCTGGGGTCTACGCGGCGAGCGAGTAGAGCTCGCCGTGGCCCTGCGGTCGGCGGCGCTGCTCGGGGGCGGTGCAGCCGACCAGGCCGCGGCCGACGAGCGAGCGCAGTTGCGACCTCAGTCGGCGCGGGCTGCGGCCTGTCGCGCGCAGCAGTTCGGCGAACGTCAGCGGGCCGGCGACGTGCAGCTCGGTCACGATGCGGCGGCGCGTGACCGAGGTGTTGATGAACGCGGCGTCGTCCAGCTCGGGCTGGGGGGCGATCTGCCGGGCAACACGCATACTTTATTATGACATATCAGTACCGCAGTGTCGAGGGGAATGAATATTGACTGGTTATATAACTGCATTATAGAGTTGGCTCATGAGCAACGAGGCCGTGCTTGCCGAGACCGATGCCGAAGTGGCGCGTGCGCTCGAAGGCCTCATCACCTGGATCCGCCAGTCGCGCCAGCCGCAGGATCTGAGCGTCAGCGCTCTCGGCGTCCTGTCTCGTCTCGAGGCCCTCGGCCCCACTCGTGTCACCGAGCTGGCCGAGCGCGAGGGCCTGAGCCAGCCGGGCACCACCACGCTCGTGAACCGCCTCGTGGCCGCCGACTACGCGACCCGAGGATCCGACGCTGCCGATGGTCGCGTCGTGCTCGTCGCGATCACGCCCGAAGGCGTCTCGCGGCTCCACGCCTACCGCGAGGGGCGCTCGCAGCTGGTCGCCTCCCGGCTGAAGCTGCTCTCGCCCGCCGACCGCGACGCCCTGCAGAAGGCGCTGCCCGCACTTGAGCACATCGTCGCCGAGTGACCGCCACCCCAAGCCCTGACAGACAGAAAGCCGGGAAACCCTCCCCATGAGTTCGCACAGCCACACCACTGCCGACGGCGATGTCGCCGACAAGACAGCTCCGCCGAGCCCCTTCAAGCAGCCCCGCGCGGTCTGGGCCGTGGCGTTCGCTTGCGTCGTCTCGTTCATGGGCATCGGCCTCGTCGACCCCATCCTCAAGACCCTCGCGGGGCAGCTGAACGCGACGCCGTCGCAGGTCGAGCTGCTGTTCACCAGCTACCTCGTCGTGACCGCGGTCTGCATGCTCGGCACCGGCTGGGTCTCATCGCGGATCGGGCCGAAGCGCACCCTCATCGCCGGGCTCACGATCATCGTGATCTTCGCGGCGCTCGCCGGGTCGAGCAATTCGATCGGCGAGATCGTCGGGTTCCGGGCCGGCTGGGGCCTCGGCAACGCGCTCTTCATCGCGACGTCGCTGTCGGTGATCGTCGGCTCGGCCTCGGGCGGATTCGCCGGGGCCATCGTGCTCTACGAGAGCGCGCTCGGCGTCGGCATCGCCCTCGGCCCGCTCATCGGCGGCCTGCTCGGCAACATCACCTGGCGCGGGCCGTTCTTCGGAGTGTCCGGTCTGATGTTCATCGCCCTCCTCGCCACACTGTTCCTCCTGCCGAAGATGCCCAAACCCGCTCGCAAGCAGAAGCTGTCGGAGCCGCTGACAGCCCTCAAGCACAAGGCGCTTCGCACGACGAGCATCGTGGGCTTTCTCTACAACTGGGCGTTCTTCACGATCCTGGGCTATTCGCCGTTCTTGATGGGCATCGACAGCCCCATCCGCCTCGGCTTCGTCTTCTGCGCGTGGGGCGTGCTCGTCGCGGTGTTCGCCGTCTGGGGTGCGCCGTGGCTGCAGCGCCGATTCGGTACGCCACGCACGCTCTACGTGAACTTCGTGCTGATGGCGATCGACCTCGCGGTGATCGGCGTCTTCCCGTACAACCACGTCGCCGTGATCGTCTGCGTGATCATCGCGGGCGCGTTCATCGGGGTCAACAACACTCTCGTGACCACCGCCGTGATGAGCATCTCGCCGGTCGAGCGGCCCGTCGCTTCAGCCACCTACGGGTTCGTGCGGTTCATCGGCGGAGGCATGGCGCCGTTCGTGGCGGGCCTGCTCGTCACCGCGTTCAGCGCGCACGTGCCGTTCCTGCTCGGCACTGCCACGCTGCTCGCGGCGGCGATCGTGCTGTCGACGGCGCACAAGGCGCTCGACGCGGCCGACCACGGCGAGGTGCCGCAGCCGGTCTCGGGCGAGCTCGACGAGGTCGAGCAGGCCGACGTCTTCCCTGAGGCCGAGACCGTCGGCAACGCCGACTGACCGTGCCCTGCCCTGCCCTGCCCTGCCCGGCCCGTTTTACCTATGGGTGCGGCGTTCGCGCATAGTCGTTTCTGTGCGGAGGGCGCTTACCTATAGGTAAAACGGAGGGGGGGGTCAGGCGAGGAACGCGTCGACGAGCGACGCGGTGTCGGCGGCGCGCTCGATCTGGGGCATGTGGCCCGTGTGCTCGAAGAGGTGGGTCTGGGCGCGGGGCAGGAGGCGCTTGGCTTCCTCGAGGTGCGAGGGCGGCAGGATCAGGTCGCTGTCGCCCCACACGACGAGCAGGGGGTGCCCGCGCGTGCAACGTCGGCGAGCAGGCGTGCACGCCACTCCGGGCGGATGCCGCGGAAGGTGCCGAGGTCGCGAGCGACCTCGCGGAATGCGCGCATCGCCTGCGGGCGCGAGCCCCGGGCGACGCTGGCCGCGATGCGCTCGCGCGAGACGAAGCGACGCTCGCGGAAGAGGGCGCGTTCGGTCTGCGCGGCGGTCTTCTCGGAGGGGCGCAACAGGACCGCGCCCACCACCGGGAGGGCGATCAGCCGCAGAGCCTGCGTCACGGTGGCCCCGAAGCCGGCGCTGTCGAGCAGCACGAGCCGCCGCACCAGGCCCGGCCGCAGCGTCGAGAGCCGCATGGCGACCGCGCCGCCGAGCGAGTTGCCCACGACGTCGAAGGGGCCGGTCGACCCCAGCCCGAGAGCGTCACAGAACCGCCCGACCCAGCGTGAGAGGGCGTCGAGGGTGTGCCGCTCGGGCAGCGGCTCCGACAGCCCGAACCCCGCGAGGTCGACGCTGATCACCCGGTGGGTGGCGCCCAGCAGGCGGTGCTGCTCGTCCCAGTCGTCGAGCGAGCGGCCGATGCCGTGCAACAGCAGTACAACCGGCGCATCGGCGGGCCCGGTGACCCGATACCGGGCGGAGGTCCCGTCGACGGCGATCGTGACGGGTATCGGCAGCACGGACGACGTGGTCACTCGGCCATCACCCACTCGCCCTTCTCGGAGTGCTCCGGCCGCGACCCGCGACGGTCGCGCCCAGCGCCGGTGAACCGCAGCCCGTCGCCGAGCAGCCGCGACAGCCGGAAGAGGCGGACGTCGCGCGGGTAGTTCTGGTGCAGCGTCCACGGGGCACGCGCGCCCTGCTTCGGCATCTGGTCGATGCCGCGCCGGATATAGCCGGAGGTGAGGTCGATCAAGGGCCGGAGCGCCCCGAGATCCTGCGGCGCCTGCGGTGTGACAGCGGTGGTGCCGCTCCGGTCGAGGTGACGCAGCATGCGGGTGACGAAGTGCACCACGAGGTCGATCTTCAGCGTCCACGAGGCGTTGGTGTAGCCGATGGCGAAGGCGAGGTTCGGCACGCCGTCGAGCATCATGCCCTTGTAGGTGACGCGCTGCGACGGGTCGATCGGGGCGCCGTCGAGGCTCAGCTTCATGCCGCCGAAGAGCAGGAGGTTGAGGCCGGTGGCGGTGACGATCACGTCGGCGGCCAGCTCGTCGCCCGAGGCGAGCCGGATGCCGCCGGGAGTGAACGTGTCGATGGTGTCGGTGACGACGTCGGCTGTCCCCTTGCTGATGGCACGGAACAGGTCGCCGTTCGGCACGATGCAGAGGCGCTCGTCCCACGGGTCGTATGTCGGGGTGAAGTGGCGGTCGACGTCGAAGCCCTCGGGCACGCGCTTCTGGATCTGGTGGCGCAGGATGCCCTTCATCTTCTCGGGATCCTGCCGGCTGATCCGGTAGCTGATCAGCGACGTGCCGATGCCCTTCCAGCGCGAGACCGCGGCAGCCGCCTTCAGGGGCACGTGGCGAGCGCGCATCCTGTCGAACCCGTCGTCGTTGGACGGCAGGATCGCGACGTAGCTGGGCGAGCGCTGCAACATGGTGACGCGCGACGCCGTGGCCGCGAGCGACGGCACCAGCGTCACGGCGGTGGCCCCGCTGCCGATCACCACGATGCGCTTGCCCGTGGCGTCGAAGTCGCTCGGCCAGTGCTGCGGGTGGATGATCTCGCCGGTGAACTCGCCCTCGCCGGGGAAGGCGGGCCGGTAGCCCCGGTCGTAGTCGTAGTAGCCCGAGCAGATGAAGAGGAACGAGCAGGTGAAGCGCTTGGCCGTGGTCTCGCCGGACGCGTCGGTGCGCTCGACCTCGACCGCCCACCGCGAGTCGGCCGACGACCAGTCGGCGCTGACGACCCGGTGCCCGTAGCGGATGAGCTGGTCGACGTTGTATTCGGCAGCGGTCTCGCGCACGTACTCGAGGATCGAGGCGCCCGGGGCGATCGACGTCGACGTCGCCCAGGGCCGGAACGAGTAGCCGAGCGTGAACATGTCGCTGTCGCTCCGCACACCGGGGTAGCGGAAGAGATCCCACGTGCCACCGCTGGTCGCGCGCGACTCCAGGATCGCGACGGACCGCTCGGGGAAGGCCGTGGTGAGGCGGCACGCCGCGCCGATGCCCGAGAGCCCTGCCCCCACGATCAGCACGTCGAGATGCTCAGGTGTTGCCGTTGCGGTGGCCATGGCTGCTCCGATCCCGGCCACGACGGTGCGACCACCGGCAGTTTACGAACACTGTGTCGACTGAGTCAACACTGTGTCGAGAAGCGCGCTACAGTGGCCGCATGCCCACGCCGACTCCTGCTGCGACTCCGCCGCAGCCCGCGGTGCCGCTGCCGCCGGCAATGCCGCTGCCGCCGGCAACGCCGCTGCCACCCGCAGCGCAGCGCGGCCGGCGCGCCGTGCGCATCTCGGGCGACGAGCGCGAGCGCGCCATTCTGACGGCGGCCGAGCAAGTGCTCGACGAGAAGGACTTCGCCGACGTCACCATCGACGACCTCGCCCGCGGCGCCGGCATCTCGCGGCCGACGTTCTACTTCTACTTCGCCTCCAAGCAGGCGGTGCTGCTGACGCTGCTCGACCGGGTCGCGCGGGAGGCAGGCACGCTCAGCGCCCGGGTGCTCGACGATCTGCCCCGTGATCCTGCCGGCGCTTGGCGTCGCGCGATCGAGGCGTTCGCCGACACCTTCGCAAAGCACCGCGGGGTCTCGATCGCTGTGGCCGCAGCCGCGAGGCTCTCGTCAGAGGCCGAGCTCGCGGCCGAGTGGGCTCGCCTGATGGGCCGCTGGATCGACGGGACGGCGGCCGCGATCGACGCCGAGCGTGCGCGGGGTGCGGCCATCGACGGGCCCGCCGCGCACGACCTCGCGACTGTGCTCAACCAGCTCAACGAGCGGGTCATCACGGTGGCACTCGCGGCCTCGCGTGAGCCGCGCGACGAGGTCGACACGCTCTTACACGTCTGGCTCACCAGCATCTACGGCTCCGGGCCGGCGTCCTAGCCGCCCCACCACCACCACCCGATTTCGAAGGAGAGATCATGCTCGCAGGTCGACTGAATGTCGCCACCACCACGTTCACCGTCGAGGAGGTGCCGACGCCTTCCGCAGCGGACGGGCAGGTCAGGATCGCGGTCGAGGCGGCGGGCGTCTGCCTCTCGGACGTCCACCTCATCCAGGGCATGCTCAAGCCGCAGTATCTCAAGGGCGACACCGTCACCCTCGGGCACGAGGTCGCCGGCGTGATCGACCAGCTCGGCGAGGGCGTGACCGGGCTGACGATCGGCCAACGGGTGCTGCTGCAGGCGGGGGAGGAGCGCGGCGGCACGATCCTGACCCGCGGTGTCGACTACGACGGCGGCTGGGCGGAGTACGCGGTCGCCTCGGCCGAGACCGTCGTGCCGCTGCCGGTCCAGCTGCCGTTCGAGGAGGCCTGCTTCATCCCCGACGCGGTGTCGACGCCGTGGTCGGCGATCACCGCGACCGCCAAGGTGCAGCCGGGCAAGCCGGTCGGCGTCTGGGGCATCGGCGGGCTCGGGGCCCACGCCGTGCAGCTGCTGCGGCTCATCGGGGCAGCGCCGATCATCGCGGTCGACCCGCTGCCTGCCGCTCGGACGCGCGCGCTCGAGTTCGGTGCGGACGTCGCCCTCGACCCGGCCGACGACGGGTTCGCCGCCGCGTTCGGTGCCGCTACGCACGGCCGCGGCGTCACGGTCGCGTTCGACTTCGCCGGGGTGCCTGCCGTCCGCGAGCAGGCTGCGCGCTGCCTCGGGCCTGGCGGCAAGCTCGTGCTCGTCGGCCTCGCCGACCAGCCGCTTCACATCACGAACGGGACACTCTTCAGCTACCTCAAGCAGCAGATCCTGGGCCACTACGGTTCCGTGCCGAGCGACGTCACGGATCTCGTGTCGCTCTACGACCTGGGCCGCGTCGAGTTCTCGAAGTCGGTCAGCCGTGTCATGCCGCTCTCGGAGGCGGCCGAGGCGGTGCGCCTGCTCGAGACGAAGGAGGGCGCGCCGATCCGGCTCGTCCTCCGCCCGTGAGGTGTCTAACCGTGTCTAATAACGTATAAGATTACTGCTTATACGAATTGAGACGGGTTTACATTTGCGTGAGTTGGCCGATACCACCAACCCGTTCAAGCCCGGAGCCGGCCGCGTGCCTCCCGAGCTGGCGGGTCGCGATGTCGTCCTGGACGGTGTTCGCAGTGTGATGGCTGCTGTGATCGCGAATGCTGAAGGCGACAGACCGGTGATCATCTCAGGGCTGAGGGGTGTCGGCAAAACGGTGCTCCTGAACGAATTCATTCGTGAGGCGGATCGGTCACGCAAGTGGATCGCAGTCAAAGTCGAGGCCTCCCCTGGCCGGAGTCTTCGTGAGGTCCTGACGCGCGAGCTGCACGCTTCGCTCCGCCGGACGATGTCCTTGGGTGACCAAGTCCGCCAGAAGCTCGGTCGCGCCTTGCGGGTGTTCCGCTCCTTTCAAATGACTGTCGATCCTGCGGGCACCTACTCCTTCGGTTTCGACGTGAGTGCAGAGGTGGGATTCGCAGACAGCGGCGACCTCGAGCGAGACCTCCGAGAACTTCTCGACGAACTCGGCCAGGGTGCGCGCGAACTCGGGATGGGAGTCTTCATCGCGATCGACGAATTGCAGGATGCCCCCAAGAGCGACCTCAACGCGCTCAACCTGGCTCTTCACGCGCTCGGCCAATCGGCTTGGCCAGTGCCGGTGCTGATGGTGGGCACTGGTCTTCCGTCTCTGCCGGCAGTCCTCGCCGACGCCACGAGCTACGCGGAGCGCCTTTACGACTTCAGATCACTCGGTCTGCTCAACGACGACGAGACGCGCGCTGCTCTGACCAGACCCGCAGAGAAGGCAGGAGTCGTCTGGGACGACGCGGCTCTCGCACTCGCACTCGACAGCATCGGTGGCTATCCGTACTTTGCGCAGTCCTGCGGCAAGCACGTCTGGGACGCCCGGTCGACGCGGGGCAGAATCACTCTCGACGATGCCACGGTGGGTGTCGCCCGAGCTCGCGAAGAAGTCGACCAGGGCCTCTATCAGTCACGATGGGAACGAGCGACGCCAAAGCAGCGTGAGTTGATGCGGGCGATGGCAGCCGACAACGGAAAGCCGTCCGCAGTTCAGGATCTTGTGGCGAGAACGGGTAAGTCCCGCGCGAGCGATCTCTCGGTCTCGCGAAACGAGTTGATCAAGAACGGTCATATCTTTGCGCCAGACAGAGGCTTCGTCGCATTCACGGTGCCAGGGATGGCCGACTACATCCATCGGAAGGTGAACGATTGAGCATCCGGCTCGTCCTCCGCCCGTCCCCTGAACTGAGGGCACCACGGCCGGTGTCCGTCGGGGCATGCTCGCCTACCCTGGAGAGATGACTTCGGATCGGGTGCGCAGCGACAGCGCCACCCGGCTGGCCGGCAGGCTGACGAAGTGGAACGACGACCGCGGGTTCGGCTTCGTCACGACCCCCGGCAGCACCGCCGTGTTCGTGCACGCCTCGGCGTTCGGGCCGGGGGCCGAGCGGCCGCGGGTCGGCGACGCGGTGACGTACGAGCTCGGTGCAGGGCAGGACGGGCGGCCCCGGGCCGTCGACGCGCGCACACCCGGCGCGCCGGTGGCTTCGGTCGTGGTGCGGAGGCGGCAGTCGCGGGCCGCTCTCGCCGTCGTGATCCTGTTCGCGGTGCTCTTCGCCGTGATGATCGGGCTGCGGCCCTTCCCGCTCTGGGGGCTCGCGCTCTATGCCGGGATGAGTGTCGTCGCGGTGATCCTCTACGCGCAGGACAAACGGGCGGCGCAGGCCGGCAAGTGGCGGGTGCCCGAGTCGACGCTGCTCGCCGTCGGGCTGATCGGCGGGTGGCCGGGCGCCGTCGTCGCGCAGCAGGTGCTGCGGCACAAGACGAAGAAGCCGAGCTTCAGGATCCGCTTCTGGGGCACGGTCGCCCTGAACGTGGCGATCTTCATCGCGCTCGTGCTCTTTCGGCGGCAGTGGCTCGAGGTCGTCGGGCTCGGCTGAGAGCGCCCGCCTGGCTGCCAAGGCCCAGGATTCCGGCCATGCCCCCAGCGCCGCGGCGCTGGGAGGTCGGCCGAAAGCCGGGGTGTCGCCGCTCAGAGCGTCGCCGCGAGCGACCGCCCGACGCTGCGCCCGGTGAAGAGACACCCGGCGAGGAAGGTGCCCTCGAGCGCGTTGTAGCCGTGCGCGCCGCCGCCACCGAAGCCGGCCGCCTCGCCTGCGGCGTACAGCCCCGGCACCGTCGACCCGGAGGCGTCGAGCACCCGCCCCGCGAGGTCGGTCTGCAGCCCGCCGAGCGACTTGCGCGTCAGCACGTGCAGCCGCACCGCGATCAGCGGGCCGTATGAAGGGTCGAGGATGCGATGGGGCGTCGCCACGCGCGTCAGCCGGTCGGCGAGATACCGCCGCGCGTTGTGGATGCCGACCACCTGCTGATCCTTCGAGAACCGGTTGTCGATCTCGGCGTCGCGATCCTGGATCTGCGACTCGAGCAGCCTGGCGTCGATGAGGGGCGCGCCCGAGGCCGACGGGCCCGTGAGCGCATTCATGCCGTCGACGAGCTCGCCGATCGTCGAGGCCTCGACGAAGTCGACCCCGTGCTCTTGGAACGCCGCGATCGGCGCGGGCGCGCCGGCGCCGAGGCGGCCGCGCAGCAGCAGCTTCAGGTCGTGGTGCGTGATGTCGGGGTTCTGCTCGGAGCCCGACAGCGCGAACTCCTTCTCGATCATGGTCTGGGTGAGCACGAACCACGAGTGGTCGAACTCCGCGATGTCGGGTGTCGTGCGGAGCAGCTTCAACGTGCCGAGAGTGTCGTAGCCGGGCAGCCCCGGCGCGGGCAGCCGCCGCCCGAGCGCGTCGAACCACATCGGCGAGGGGCCGGGCAGGATCCTGATCGCGTGGCCCGGCCAGATCGGGTTCCAGTTGACGATGCCCTCGGTGTAGTGCCACATGCGGTCGCGGTTGACGAGGCGTGCTCCGCCTCGCTCGGCGATCTCCAGCATCCTGCCGTCGACGTGCTCGGGCACACCCGTCACCATCGTGCGCGGTGGGGTGCCGAGGCGCTCGGGCCACCAGCGGCGCACGAGGTCGTGGTCGCCGCCGATGCCGCCCGAGGCGACGACGACCGCCTGGCCGTGCAGTTCGAAGTCTGCGACGACGTCGCGGTTGGTCGGGGCGCCGCGGGGCGCCGGATCCTGGGCCAAGACACTGCCCGAGACGCCCGTCACGACCCCGTCCGTCACGATGAGGTCGTCGACGCGATGCCGGAAGAGCAGCCTGACCCGGCCCGCATCCGCGGCCTCCCGTGCGCGGCGGGCGAACGGCTCCGACACCCCCGTGCCCGTGCCCCACGGCACGTGGAAGCGCGGCACCGAGTTGCCGTGGCCGGACGCCCGGCCATCGCCGCGCTCGGCCCAACCGACGAGCGGCGTGAACTTCACACCCTGCTCTTCGATCCACGGCCGCGCGTCGCTGGCGGCGAACTCGACGAACGCGCGACCGGCCCGGGCCGCCCACTCGTCTTCGGGGTGCTCGCCGCTGAGGCGATCCCACTGGGCCGACCCCTGCCAGTCCTGCCAGGCGAGATCGAAGCTGTCGCGCACTCGGAAGCGGCGCTGCTGCGGGGTGTCGACCAAGAACAGGCCGCCGAGCGACCAGAACGCCTGCCCGCCGAGGCCCCGCGAGCTCTCCTGCTCGACGATGGTGACGCGGTGCCCGGCTCGCACCAACTCGGCCGTGGCGACGAGCCCGGCGAGCCCGCCGCCGATCACGATGACGTCGGTGTCCATGAGTCGAGCCTAGACACCCGAGAGCCGGCAGGTCAGGCGGGCGCGGGCACCGCCGCCTTCTCGAGCCGCACGAGGATCGCCTTCGAGACGGGAGTGTTGCTGCGGAGGGCTGCGTGGTCGAGGGGGATGAGCACGTTCGCCTCGGGGAAGTAGGCGGCGGCGCACCCCCTGGCCGTCGGGTACGACACGACGCGGTAGTCGCGCAGAACGCGCTCGACGTCGTCCGTCCACTCGCTGAACACGTCGACCCGGTCGCCGTCGGCGAGGCCGAGCTCGGCGAGGTCGTCGGGGTTGACGAAGACGACCTCGCGGCCCTTCTTGATGCCGCGATAGCGGTCGTTGAGGCTGTAGATCGTGGTGTTGTACTGGTCGTGCGAGCGCAGCGTCTGCAGCAGGAGGCGGCCTTCGGGGCGCTGGACGTGCTCGAGCTCGTTGACGGTGATCATGGCCTTGCCGGTCTCCGTCGGGAAGGTGCGCGAGTCACGCGGGCCGTTCGGCAGGACGAAGCCGTCGCGGCTGCGCACGCGGGTGCGGTAGTCGCCGAAGCCCGGCACGACGCGGCTGATGTGGTCGCGGATGACGTCGTAGTCGTCTTCCATCGCCTGCCAGTCGATGCCGGCGGGGTCGCCGCCCGGGCGGTCCTGGAGGGTCGCTCGCGCCAGGTGGCAGACGATCGCGACCTCCGAGAGGAGGTTCGGCGCGACCGGGGGCACCTGGCCGTGGCTGCCGTGCACCGAGCAGACGGTGTCTTCGACCGAGACGAACTGCGGCCCGGCCTTCTGGATGTCGATCTCGGTGCGCCCCATGGTGGGCAGGATCAGCGCCTCCCGGCCGACGACCGCGTGCGACCGGTTGAGCTTGGTGGAGACCTGCACGGTCATCTCGGTGCCGCGGAAGGCCTTCTCGGCGAGTTGTGTGTCCGAGATCGCGGCGACGAGGTTGCCGCCCATGCCCATCCAGAACTTGATGTCGCCGCGCTGCATGGCCTTGATGCCGTCGAGGGCGTCGACGCCGTGCTCGCGCGGCGGGTCGAAGTGGAACTCCGTCTGGAGCGCGTCCAGGAAGCTGTCGGGCATCTGCTCCCAGACGCCCATCGTGCGGTCGCCCTGCACGTTGCTGTGGCCGCGGATCGGCGAGGCGCCCGCACCCGGCTTGCCGATGTTGCCTCGCAGCAGCAGGAGGTTGACGATCTCCTTGATCGTGTCGACGGCCTTGCGGTGCTGGGTGATGCCCATGGCCCAGGTGATGATGACGCGGTCGGCGGTGATGTAGCGCTCGGCCAGCTCGTCGATCTCGGTCTGCGAGAGACCGGTCGCGAGCAGCACCTCGTCGTCGTCGACCGCCGCGATGTGCGCTCTGAACTCGTCGAGCCCCGAGGTGTGCTCGTCGATGAAGGTGTGGTCGAGCACGGTGCCGGGGTGCTTCGCCTCGGCCGCGAGCACCCGCTTCGAGACCGCCTGCAGCAGGGCCATGTCGCCGCCCAACCTGATCTGCACGAACTGATCGGCGATGTCGGTGCCTCGCCCCGCGATGCCGCGAACGGTCTGCGGGTTCTTGTAGCGCCTCAGCCCTGCCTCGGGCAGCGGGTTGACGGCGACGATGGCGGCGCCCTTCCGCTTGGCGTCTTCGAGGGCCGTCAGCATCCGCGGGTGGTTCGTGCCGGGGTTCTGCCCCATCACGATGATGAGGTCGCTCTCTTCGAAGTCGTCGTAGGCGATGGTCGACTTGCCGATGCCGAGCGTCTCGGACATCGCGGTGCCCGTCGACTCGTGGCACATGTTCGAGCAGTCGGGGAGGTTGTTCGTGCCGAACGCGCGGACGAAGAGCTGGTACGCGAACGCCGCTTCGTTCGACGTTCGCCCGGACGTGTAGAAGGAGGCCTCGTCGGGGCTGTCCAGCGAGTTCAGCTTGTCGCCGATGATCCTGAACGCCTTGTTCCAACTGACCGGCTCGTAGTGGTCGCTGTCGGCAGCCTTGTAGGCCGGCGTCGTGATGCGGCCCTGCATGCCGAGCCAGTACTCGCTCTTCTCGAGCAGGTCGTCGATCGAGTGCTCGCCCCAGAACGTGTCGGGCACCAGCACCGGGTTGGCCTCCCAGGTGACGGCCTTGGCGCCGTTCTCGCAGAACTCGGCGACCTTGCGGTGGTTCGGGTCGGGCCAGGCGCAGCTCATGCAGTCGAAGCCGTCTTTCTGGTTGAGCGACGTCATCAGCTTCACGGTGCGGGCGAGGCCGAGCTGCTTGATCGCGGGCTCCATCGAGTGGAGCACGCCGGGCATGCCGGCCGCCCAGTCTCGGGGTTCGCCGACAGTGAGGTCGTCGTCGTTGACGTCGTCGATGGGAGGCTTCTCGGTCATGATGCTGTTCCGATCGTGAGCGGCTCGGGGGACTCTGCGGGTGCGGGTGCGGGTGCGTGCGCGGCTGCGGGCGTTGAGG
This window encodes:
- a CDS encoding GH25 family lysozyme, yielding MRSRSTLVAALVVLVLLAGAGVADAKVLPRRTAPVAVASPAVRTPGLDVSAYQHGVDWETATGAGARFAYVKATEGSNYTNARLAEQYTGAAAAGLSRGAFHFARPNQSNGVVQAEYFAASLKKLGGGRVDGTRTLPPLLDLESDPYTGSDHTNLCWGLTPAEMVTWIAQFSDTVIALTDRTPVIYTTTHWWQVCTGDSLAFGNYPLFVASYVSDFSKGAGSLPAAWPHWTFWQYTNAGTQYAGVADRSKGSIPARDQDIFRGSLADVQALARSTFARSSGLDPALAPVPSGGR
- a CDS encoding winged helix-turn-helix domain-containing protein, producing MRVARQIAPQPELDDAAFINTSVTRRRIVTELHVAGPLTFAELLRATGRSPRRLRSQLRSLVGRGLVGCTAPEQRRRPQGHGELYSLAA
- a CDS encoding MarR family winged helix-turn-helix transcriptional regulator; translated protein: MSNEAVLAETDAEVARALEGLITWIRQSRQPQDLSVSALGVLSRLEALGPTRVTELAEREGLSQPGTTTLVNRLVAADYATRGSDAADGRVVLVAITPEGVSRLHAYREGRSQLVASRLKLLSPADRDALQKALPALEHIVAE
- a CDS encoding MFS transporter: MSSHSHTTADGDVADKTAPPSPFKQPRAVWAVAFACVVSFMGIGLVDPILKTLAGQLNATPSQVELLFTSYLVVTAVCMLGTGWVSSRIGPKRTLIAGLTIIVIFAALAGSSNSIGEIVGFRAGWGLGNALFIATSLSVIVGSASGGFAGAIVLYESALGVGIALGPLIGGLLGNITWRGPFFGVSGLMFIALLATLFLLPKMPKPARKQKLSEPLTALKHKALRTTSIVGFLYNWAFFTILGYSPFLMGIDSPIRLGFVFCAWGVLVAVFAVWGAPWLQRRFGTPRTLYVNFVLMAIDLAVIGVFPYNHVAVIVCVIIAGAFIGVNNTLVTTAVMSISPVERPVASATYGFVRFIGGGMAPFVAGLLVTAFSAHVPFLLGTATLLAAAIVLSTAHKALDAADHGEVPQPVSGELDEVEQADVFPEAETVGNAD
- a CDS encoding alpha/beta fold hydrolase, which gives rise to MACTPARRRCTRGHPLLVVWGDSDLILPPSHLEEAKRLLPRAQTHLFEHTGHMPQIERAADTASLVDAFLA
- a CDS encoding alpha/beta fold hydrolase; this translates as MTTSSVLPIPVTIAVDGTSARYRVTGPADAPVVLLLHGIGRSLDDWDEQHRLLGATHRVISVDLAGFGLSEPLPERHTLDALSRWVGRFCDALGLGSTGPFDVVGNSLGGAVAMRLSTLRPGLVRRLVLLDSAGFGATVTQALRLIALPVVGAVLLRPSEKTAAQTERALFRERRFVSRERIAASVARGSRPQAMRAFREVARDLGTFRGIRPEWRARLLADVARAGTPCSSCGATAT
- a CDS encoding NAD(P)/FAD-dependent oxidoreductase, with the translated sequence MATATATPEHLDVLIVGAGLSGIGAACRLTTAFPERSVAILESRATSGGTWDLFRYPGVRSDSDMFTLGYSFRPWATSTSIAPGASILEYVRETAAEYNVDQLIRYGHRVVSADWSSADSRWAVEVERTDASGETTAKRFTCSFLFICSGYYDYDRGYRPAFPGEGEFTGEIIHPQHWPSDFDATGKRIVVIGSGATAVTLVPSLAATASRVTMLQRSPSYVAILPSNDDGFDRMRARHVPLKAAAAVSRWKGIGTSLISYRISRQDPEKMKGILRHQIQKRVPEGFDVDRHFTPTYDPWDERLCIVPNGDLFRAISKGTADVVTDTIDTFTPGGIRLASGDELAADVIVTATGLNLLLFGGMKLSLDGAPIDPSQRVTYKGMMLDGVPNLAFAIGYTNASWTLKIDLVVHFVTRMLRHLDRSGTTAVTPQAPQDLGALRPLIDLTSGYIRRGIDQMPKQGARAPWTLHQNYPRDVRLFRLSRLLGDGLRFTGAGRDRRGSRPEHSEKGEWVMAE
- a CDS encoding TetR/AcrR family transcriptional regulator; translated protein: MPTPTPAATPPQPAVPLPPAMPLPPATPLPPAAQRGRRAVRISGDERERAILTAAEQVLDEKDFADVTIDDLARGAGISRPTFYFYFASKQAVLLTLLDRVAREAGTLSARVLDDLPRDPAGAWRRAIEAFADTFAKHRGVSIAVAAAARLSSEAELAAEWARLMGRWIDGTAAAIDAERARGAAIDGPAAHDLATVLNQLNERVITVALAASREPRDEVDTLLHVWLTSIYGSGPAS